The sequence below is a genomic window from Aspergillus nidulans FGSC A4 chromosome V.
GCTAGCTGGCTTGATATAGCATAGTAGAACAGGTGAGTGGCCATTCTGCGGTCGACGCTCGCGGACTTGACATCCACTGTGTATAGAGCACGTGGACCCGTCTGGAGTGCGAGACCTTGACCACCTTCGAGCCTCAGTGCTGTGAGCATAGAGGGAAAGTATGTGGTTCGGCACTTTCGAGCAGTGAGACTTGGTTCAGGTACCGAGCTACTAGGCTCATCAAAGTAGCTACCGCACGACCGTTCCAGGCCGAGTATAACTCGCCTTACTCGCTTTGGATACCCCTTCCGATGACAAGAATGTCTGTGGGCTTGTGCAGGTTCACCTGCATGTCGGCTGAACTGCGGAGTAGGGCTTGTATGTCAGAAGCAACAACGGGTCGCTGCTGCCCAAGCTGAAATAATGATTGGCGCTCACGcgttcagcttctgctcagAGTACAGTCTTGGCTCTGCGCTTGAAGTCACCTAACTCCAAGCAGATCAGCGTCGTGCATACACCCGTAGGTACTTTCTACTCTTGTCACGAACCATGTCCATGCGAATTGGAAACATGCTTCAGCTGAGATTGCTGGAGATGAAACTAGCCATAATCCAGCGCAATATCTGTGCTGGGCACTCTGATATCCTTTTATGCCGAGAAGGCCATTGTTATACCTGGCATATTCTATCCTTTAGCCAGGTGGACTATTACCGGCGCAGTGAGGCAGTGCAACGCCGCCGCGAACTGTTTTCTTGGCAACACGAGAGGCAATGTTAGCCGAGAGAGAAAAGCACGAGTTGGTTGTGCTCAGGCGTTACGGGATAACTTTGCAAACCGTCTGCAGAGCCTCAGGGTAAACCCTGGCTCCGCAGTCCTGGGAACTGGGTCTGGATCAGGAGAACAGACCAGCCGCAGCATTAGTTGTGACAGGCCTTGTCCATGTGCTTATTGTGATTATGAATTGTCATTGTATTAACTAAAGAACAATCACTGGTGAATGTTCAGTCATAGCAGTCGCTTACGAATAACATGCGTAACATGCTGCCGCCTCGTTGCTTTAGCAAGACTAGAAGAAAGCCTGACAGTCCAGCCACGATATAGAGCTCATCACATTGCAGCCATTGTGATGGCTCGTGGGATGCAAATTGACTGAATGAGCTTTGGCGTGGGGAAGGGTTCATCTTGGGACCAGTTGGCGGGTAACTGGGATAGGGGAGAATATCCAAGACTAGGACCCGACATTCTGTCACCCAGTTCCCAGCATAATGGCCGCCGTTaacgcagctgcagctgccgctgcagctaGGTCTAGGTTCGATGCTAGACTCCATCTTCCCGGGACCATAAAAACAGACCGTGGTGGATAGCTTGATGGTGACGCGGGGTGCATGCAATTGCCAGGACCAGGCTTGAGCCGCGGAGAGAGCAATAGTATCCCACGGCACCGGGCGCAAATTGGTGGATGGAATCTCAGTCCTGTCGTTGAGATCATCTGGTGTCCCACAGTCAACAGTTATATTGCTTTTTTCAACGTGACACGTAAATTCCCTCGAGTTTCTCGTGTCAGAAGGCGGATACTCCGTACCGGCATTCATTTAATCATGCAGATTCCGACTGGAGCAAGAACGAGGTCGATTATTGACATGTCTCTTTCCAGCTCAATATTTGAGACGCTTGGTgcgagaagaagcgagaCGGACGCGACCCAGCGAAAGGTATTCGAACGGCCTGTGATTGACCGTCACCCGTAAGTACCAGCAGTTTCGAGCATGGTAAATGAGTAATATCAGTAAGTAACTCCACTGAGAAATTGATATTAGATAAAACTACGAGTTGCGGTTGGAGCAAAAAAAGtggaaaggaaaaagcaaaaacgCACCAGCGGAGTCTACCTCCCAGCTCCCACACTGAGACAGGAGACGTCGAGGATAGAAAAGCCGTTCAAATTGAGACTGGTATGTGAGCGCGGACGAATGAACCCGTGAGATTCGATAAGTATAGGAAAAATGAGTCTGCACCTGACCAGCGCCAAAGGTATCAATTCCAGTGGTTAGAGCAAGCTTACCAGCTCAAGACCGTAAGCTTTGGCACCTCAAGGTATAAGGCTTGCGGCCACTTGTAGTTCAAAGAACAGCCAGTATGGAATTGTCTGTACGCAGGCAATCCCAATGTGTACGGAAGCGTGGAAGCTTGTCATTGCCTTGGATTAGTCTCGGGATATGATCACCAACGTCGGTTAAAACGGTCGAACTCCTAACAGTAGTCAGTTTCCGCAGAACCGTACTCGCGCAGCCATTGAGGCAGCCCTCATTACGATGACATTGTAATCAGCGGCTCGTATGAGGTCAGATCTTGGGCTAGGCTTGCGCAAGCTGAATCGCACGTATGGGTTTCAGCCATTGTCCCTGCCAAGATGGATAGACGTCGCGTATCCCTTGACGCCTCACGAGCTTGTAAAACGAACCGCTCGGACTCGGATTTTCGACGCACTTCACTGGTTTGTATGCCAAAGTCTGCTAATCCCATGGGTCCGGATTCGTATACCGAGAGTCTGGGAGGGTGGCTTAGGGCTCATGTGCCCGGTGGAGGCTTGGCCCACTGTTCTTAGAAGCCCCAGAACGTGCGTTCTGGACCCCGTTATCGTCCTTTAGGGATCAGGTTACGTAGGGCTTCGCAGGTTGAGACGGCCCCATGCATGGTCATTAAACGCATTTCGCGGACCAGGGTGCCGATCGACCCGCTCTATATCCTTGGGGGGCGAGCTGATTTGACCTGAAGCACTACTGTCGACTGTATGATTCGCGATTGCCGCGCACCAGATGCCAAAAGCCGATATTCTTGTGCGTCGTATATCCAATCGGAGCCTCGCCCTTGGTAGGACTGAGAGGGAATACCAATCTTTACCTTTCAGGAATATTGTAAAAGTCTCTACCCGGGAGCACGGTAATCGAAGATCCCCATCTCACCTGAGGCGCATCACTGGTTAGTATCTCAGGTTCTTGTGAGATATAAAGGACATCCATTCCTCGACGATACTCGAATACTCACCAGCAACAATAACACACTCTTTCAAACAACTCCCTCCATCCTGTATCTTGGCCTCTACAACATCGTTTCACTCTTGCTCCTATATCATCGGATTGTTGAGAACCAAGATTCAACTCACTCTTTCGTTCAACGTAGTGAGACAGAAGCACCAGGCACATTAGACAACATGTCCTCCAACGGCCAAGAGTCAATGCAGTAGGTTCTTACACCCTTACACCCACTGCCTCGCTAATATGACTGTGCCAGGAATCCCGACGGGATAGACAACAAGCTCAGCGAAGAAAACCTGAAGAGAGTGCCAGACGAGAGCGGCCGCGGCGCTGAGCGATTCGCCGAGTTGTCCTCGGAGGATTCACCATACTTTGCTCGTGCAGCAATGGAGAATCGTTCAGAGCACTTGAACCAGCTGAAAAGTCAATTGGACGCAACGGACGAGCTTCTGAGGAAGTGATGGAGAAAAAAGTTCATATTGGGAGTATCAAGTGTGGCTGTCACGTGAGGGATCTTTCTATATACATGGTCTATCTCTAAAAGCATATTCCAAAGCAAGGGAACGGATGGGATGCCTTAGAACGATGCCCACGGGCCAAAAAGTGGGAATTCGTGCTTGTAATATAGCCGGCGCAAACGCAAAATCAAAGCAATGTATCAAAGATAATCTGGGCGACTTCGTCGTATTTCGTACTGGGGAATTCGTGGCCAGCGGCAAAGTTTTTGAAGACCACAGAATTTCCAAGAGTTGCGTTCGCATCCTCTATTAGTTCATCCTGGATGATGATCGAGTCATTCGAGCCGTACATAATGACGACTTTGTCACTCGGAAGGCCGTTTGATTTCTGCACCGCCGCAGAGAGGACCTTTTGCTTGGATAGGTGGCTTCCAAGTCGCTCCCATGTTTCTCGTTGCCGTTGGCTGAGGATGGGACCATAGCGCATGCTAGATACAAAGGCGTGGACAAACCCAGTATGGTTGTTCACCTGCCAAGAAACAGCAGCGGGAACAGTGACATGAGGGTATGAGCGGGATAGCAACTGggtttcttcctcctttttGGAAGGCAGCTCTTCAGTGAACGCGTCACCCGTATTCAATTTTTTGTGTTGAGGCTTCGGCGTGGAAATAGGTCCGGCACGTAATCGGATACCGGAGAGGTATTTGAGGAGCCGATCCGGCAGGCCTCCAGAATACAGGAACCGGGTACGGAAGCTGATATGCTTATCGCGAATCAACCCTGCAGGAGCAAGAAGCACGAGAGCCGACAAGAGTTGAGGGAAGAATGACGCGAAAGATGTAGCTATACCGCCGCCAAGGGAGTAACCGACTAGACAGAATTTGCCTGAACCGGCCCCCGTCCACGAGATTGGCGAGGAActcaaagccaagaagatcTGAGATGCGAAAAGCCGTTCGTCTTGGGGAAGATCAGCGGGGCAGTCCGAGTAGCCTCTCCCAAACCTAATGGCAGAAGTTAGTAGGAAGCTCGAGCCAGTCAAGAACCATGGCACTCACAGATCAAACAGCATAACCCGGCAACCTCGGTCTACCAAGCCGTGAGCTAGCCCGCCAAGTGAGATGCAGGGAGTGGTAATGCCGTGCACAAGCAATACCTTGGGCCCGTGCTCTGGGCCCCATTCGTACACACGGATCGATCCATAGGGGGTCTGCACGTCGCGGCCCCCGGGCAGTACATCAATTGGTAGAGGGTGGTCTTTATTGTTTGTACCTGCAGCTTGCGTAGCAGCGAGTGGGGAATAATATGTTTTGCTCTCCATGGGGTGGCATGGGTATAAGGCGCGTAGGAAAAGGCCTAAACTTAAGGATatccctgcagctgcgagcAGGGTATATTGGAAGCGGTTATCCGCAAGAGAAACCGGGAGCCTCTCGACGCTGCACCAGGAAGCCATGTTTTAGATCAGGGCTAGATTACCGCGTCGCTCCAAGGTTGGTCTCAAGTTGTTACTATCCTTCTGCCAGACGCACAAGCGTTAAGGTTGACGCAGAATCAAGCAGAGAGACacggagagaaggaaggagcGGCGACGACTGAGATTCGTTCCTGAGACTCGAATCCCGGAAGATAAGGCACGAGCCGGCTCCGTTTATCTATGCGCTAGCCGTATACGGCTAGAATAAGTTGGGTAGCAACACGTGACACCACGTGTACACGGGCCACGGGTACACGAGTATTTGGCACTGAGCGTTGGATAGTCATAGCTGTACTGAAGCCTTAGACCTTCGCCTTACAAGGCTAATTGCGATGAGAATGGTCATTGTTCTTGTTTGATTGAGATACCGGCTTGGTATTGTCTGAACGACCCAGAGCCCTGTCTGGCATTGGGCTCCTAGGGGCCTGTATACGCTCGTTGTCGCTCCTCAGGGCGGCCGTGACCAAAACGAACAGAGCAACTGTCCATCCTGCGGCAGCAGATGGTTTCTTTACTTTCTCTTGCTGTATCCAAAGCGGAGGAGGACTCCGTCTTGGGGGTTGAAAAGTGTTTCGACTTAATTCCGAGTACGTCAGGAACACCACTGGACACGAGGCTCCTCATCCGGGTTTATTGCGATTCGTGAAGTCATGTTATCAAGGCCGTCCGTAACCGCCTAAATGTACGGTCATTATATGCGGAGGTTCCATAAGGAAATGATCGGCATGGAACGGCGTCACTGAGTGACTGGATGTCTCGACGCTCGAACCGGACCATTCAACATGCAATACCACACTCTGTCGGCAGTAGCCGACATCCTGTCATGCAATTCACCCGCCCTGGCCCCTGAGTGTCAATTTAGCTGCCTGTGCCATCTCTGAACTGACACTTTTTCGGTCACTAAGAGACACAATGTGGATGATGGGGTGACTTGCGGACGCTGTTTCAGAATGGGTGTGGCTGCATGCTTGATTGTACCCGGATGATTTTGGTGCTTGGATGCTTGACAGCCAGAATCGGGGGAGAGCGATAAGCGAAACACTGGCGCTGCCTGTAATTATTGCAGAATCCGGGGTCATCCTGCAATTGACGGATTCCATTCAATCCTTCAAGCCCACCCCCGCACTCCGGAGATCGCCAGGGTGAAGAACGGCCCAGAAGAATAAATTAACCCCACCTAGACCCTAAACGCATAAAGCTTCCAGGCTCCGGGTGTTCATACAACACTTCCGGTGGCTTTGACATTGTTTCTAGCCTGCATTCGGATGGCCAAGACTCGCTAGTCTTCGTCCTTGCCATTTCACTCCGGAGAAATTCTGGCGCCACCTATCTGCTTGATGTATGAAATGAATTAGGACCACATGTCGTTCGCTGAATTCATTCACGTCCAACAATCCACCGGCAGGGCATTGTGAATTAGTGCGGTAATAGTCCGGGTTCAGGTACCGTGTTGTTCCTGCAGAGCTCTAAATGCCGTCCGCTATGCAGATGAGTTGCCTACAGAGGCTTCGCACCAAGAACTAGCTACCTACAAAAGGATGTCAGTGCCACAATCGGGCAACTTAATCTGGTGGTGCCGGACTGACCTCCTGTTTGTCCAACACCGAAACGGCACGGCCAAGATCATGTGCAGAACATACTGCTCCTGCAATATCCCACAA
It includes:
- a CDS encoding alpha/beta hydrolase (transcript_id=CADANIAT00003170), whose amino-acid sequence is MASWCSVERLPVSLADNRFQYTLLAAAGISLSLGLFLRALYPCHPMESKTYYSPLAATQAAGTNNKDHPLPIDVLPGGRDVQTPYGSIRVYEWGPEHGPKVLLVHGITTPCISLGGLAHGLVDRGCRVMLFDLFGRGYSDCPADLPQDERLFASQIFLALSSSPISWTGAGSGKFCLVGYSLGGGIATSFASFFPQLLSALVLLAPAGLIRDKHISFRTRFLYSGGLPDRLLKYLSGIRLRAGPISTPKPQHKKLNTGDAFTEELPSKKEEETQLLSRSYPHVTVPAAVSWQVNNHTGFVHAFVSSMRYGPILSQRQRETWERLGSHLSKQKVLSAAVQKSNGLPSDKVVIMYGSNDSIIIQDELIEDANATLGNSVVFKNFAAGHEFPSTKYDEVAQIIFDTLL
- a CDS encoding uncharacterized protein (transcript_id=CADANIAT00003168) yields the protein MQIPTGARTRSIIDMSLSSSIFETLGARRSETDATQRKVFERPVIDRHP
- a CDS encoding uncharacterized protein (transcript_id=CADANIAT00003169), whose translation is MSSNGQESMQNPDGIDNKLSEENLKRVPDESGRGAERFAELSSEDSPYFARAAMENRSEHLNQLKSQLDATDELLRK